One stretch of Qipengyuania gelatinilytica DNA includes these proteins:
- a CDS encoding 5-(carboxyamino)imidazole ribonucleotide synthase, producing MLARGSTIGILGGGQLGRMMAMSAAQLGYHTIGYAPEGDNVSGPVNDDFVTAAWDDGEALASFAARCDVVTWEFENVPVDTARAIPADKIFPGPLALETAQDRLTEKRFIEGLGGRPAAYAKVDSSLDLVAAVDRLGAPGILKTRRDGYDGKGQWRIGSSRDADALRFPDVPCVYEGFVEFDAEFSVILVRGQDGEIRFWDSTRNVHEGGILAASHFPAGNSVSEQVAPARELARKVADALKYVGVLTLEFFATHEGPIFNEMAPRVHNSGHWTIEGAATSQFENHIRAVAGLPLGDTRTTASAVEMRNIIGSEIDGAHALLKDNAAHLHDYGKAEASEGRKMGHVTRLFLDTRG from the coding sequence ATGCTGGCGCGCGGCTCGACGATCGGCATCCTCGGCGGAGGCCAGCTCGGCCGGATGATGGCCATGAGCGCCGCCCAGCTCGGCTATCACACCATCGGCTATGCCCCCGAGGGCGACAATGTCAGCGGCCCGGTCAACGACGATTTCGTCACCGCCGCGTGGGACGATGGCGAGGCCCTCGCCTCCTTCGCCGCGCGTTGCGACGTCGTGACATGGGAATTCGAGAATGTCCCCGTCGACACAGCGCGCGCCATCCCTGCCGACAAGATTTTCCCCGGCCCCCTCGCGCTCGAAACGGCGCAGGACCGGCTGACCGAGAAGCGCTTCATCGAAGGCCTTGGCGGGCGACCGGCTGCCTATGCCAAGGTCGATTCGAGCCTCGACCTCGTCGCCGCAGTGGACCGCTTGGGTGCCCCCGGCATCCTCAAGACCCGCCGCGACGGCTATGACGGCAAAGGCCAGTGGCGCATTGGGTCGTCGCGCGATGCGGATGCCCTGCGCTTTCCCGACGTTCCCTGCGTCTACGAAGGCTTCGTGGAGTTCGATGCGGAATTCTCGGTCATCCTCGTACGCGGACAAGACGGCGAGATCCGTTTCTGGGATTCGACCCGCAATGTGCACGAAGGCGGCATACTAGCGGCATCGCATTTCCCGGCCGGCAATTCCGTAAGCGAACAGGTCGCCCCGGCGCGCGAACTGGCGCGCAAGGTTGCCGATGCACTCAAATATGTCGGCGTGCTCACGCTCGAATTCTTCGCCACCCATGAAGGCCCGATCTTCAACGAGATGGCACCGCGGGTGCACAATTCGGGCCACTGGACGATCGAAGGCGCCGCCACCAGCCAGTTCGAAAACCACATCCGTGCGGTTGCCGGCCTGCCGCTGGGCGATACGCGCACCACGGCGAGCGCGGTGGAAATGCGCAACATCATCGGCAGCGAGATCGACGGCGCACACGCGCTGCTGAAGGACAACGCCGCGCATTTGCACGACTATGGCAAGGCCGAGGCGAGCGAAGGGCGCAAGATGGGCCACGTCACCCGCCTGTTCCTCGACACCCGCGGATGA
- the purE gene encoding 5-(carboxyamino)imidazole ribonucleotide mutase: MSQGEAKVAIVMGSQSDWNTMKCAAEVLEELGVATDVRIVSAHRTPDRMYDFAKAAEADGFHVIIAGAGGAAHLPGMIAALTHVPVLGVPVQSKALSGQDSLLSIVQMPAGVPVGTLAIGEAGATNAGLFAAAILANDDKELGQRLKDWRKARSEAVNERPVD; encoded by the coding sequence ATGAGCCAGGGGGAGGCAAAAGTCGCTATCGTCATGGGCAGCCAGTCCGACTGGAATACCATGAAATGTGCCGCCGAGGTGCTGGAGGAACTGGGCGTCGCAACCGATGTCCGCATCGTTTCCGCCCATCGCACGCCCGACCGGATGTACGATTTCGCCAAGGCCGCCGAAGCCGACGGTTTCCACGTGATCATCGCAGGCGCAGGCGGCGCGGCGCACTTGCCCGGCATGATTGCGGCGCTCACCCATGTCCCCGTGCTCGGTGTACCGGTGCAATCGAAGGCGCTTTCCGGACAGGACAGCCTGCTCTCGATCGTCCAGATGCCTGCCGGCGTCCCGGTCGGCACGCTGGCAATCGGCGAGGCCGGGGCGACCAATGCCGGTCTCTTCGCCGCCGCGATCCTCGCCAATGACGACAAGGAACTGGGCCAGCGCCTCAAGGACTGGCGGAAGGCACGCAGCGAGGCCGTAAACGAAAGGCCCGTCGACTGA
- the gpmA gene encoding 2,3-diphosphoglycerate-dependent phosphoglycerate mutase, which translates to MSKLILVRHGQSEWNLANRFTGWWDVDLTEKGEAEAHEAGELMKAKGVLPTVAFTSVQKRAIKTLNIALEACERLWIPVTRDWHLNERHYGGLTGLDKQETRDRHGDEQVHIWRRSFDVPPPELEAGSEFDLSDDPRYDGVDVPRTESLKLTIERVLPYWEEVILPQLAKGENVIISAHGNSLRALVKHLSNISDDEITGLEIPTGQPIIYDFDGATPVGERYYLKDA; encoded by the coding sequence ATGTCGAAGCTGATCCTCGTTCGCCACGGCCAGAGCGAGTGGAACCTCGCCAACCGTTTCACCGGCTGGTGGGATGTAGACCTCACCGAGAAGGGCGAGGCGGAAGCGCATGAAGCCGGCGAACTGATGAAAGCCAAGGGCGTCCTGCCCACCGTCGCCTTCACCAGTGTCCAGAAACGCGCGATCAAAACGCTCAATATCGCGCTCGAGGCTTGCGAGCGGCTATGGATACCCGTGACCCGCGACTGGCACCTGAACGAGCGCCACTATGGTGGCCTCACCGGTCTCGACAAGCAGGAAACCCGCGACCGGCACGGTGACGAGCAGGTGCACATCTGGCGCCGCAGTTTCGACGTGCCGCCGCCCGAACTCGAAGCGGGCAGCGAATTCGACCTGTCGGACGACCCGCGCTACGACGGCGTGGACGTGCCGCGTACCGAAAGCCTCAAGCTCACCATCGAACGCGTGCTGCCCTACTGGGAAGAGGTGATCCTGCCGCAGCTCGCCAAGGGCGAGAACGTGATCATCTCCGCCCACGGCAACTCGCTGCGCGCGCTGGTAAAGCATCTTTCGAACATTTCCGATGACGAGATCACCGGCCTCGAAATCCCGACCGGCCAGCCGATCATCTACGACTTCGACGGCGCCACGCCCGTCGGCGAACGCTATTACCTGAAGGACGCCTGA